The following are from one region of the Rosistilla carotiformis genome:
- a CDS encoding PSD1 and planctomycete cytochrome C domain-containing protein, with protein sequence MIRYFTQLVACCSILSVADAAEQPIDFGRAIRPILADKCFACHGPDPEHREADLRLDIAPPADSSTIVPGKPEESELVARILSADPDLQMPPAGTGKPLTDQEIELLQHWIAEGAQYQQHWAFVPPTRPTVPFAIDRAKPSTTETSADTQVTTSETLRNWIRNPIDAFVLQRLKKEGIVPSPEADRVTWLRRLSLDLIGLPPTIAEVDAFAADRSPDAFDTQIERLLNSPHFGERWGRIWLDAARYADSNGYEKDAPRQMWFYRDWVVDALNRNMPYDDFIVQQIAGDLIPDATQANLVATGFLRNSMVNEEGGADPEQFRMEGMFDRMDAIGKSVLGLTTQCAQCHTHKYDPLTHEGYYRMFAFLNNTYDAIIPVYTPEEQQRIDSIEAEIAAIETELKDSMPDWREQLQAWAADSQKSVGDWQVLTPSDIPYEGQKFRVLDDSSIVSESYAPANSAPQFGMTTTAEKISAIRVELLTHPQLPRRGPGRSVRGTAALTEMTVYVAPLDQPEKRTKVKIVSATADVNPAEAPQPDYLINIRAKGGDKRVTGPIAYAIDGDKKTAWSTDLDPGRRNQPRKAVFVFEQPVGFPQGTVLTIQPEMRHGGWNSDDNHNCLMGRYRFSLTTDAAPVADPVPHAVREILANSPDFDTPEQLAAVFSYWRTTVVDWADANAKIEALWKSYPEGSNQLVLEQRLAKRTTSILDRGDFLSPKQVVEPGVPEFLHPLDPSAPPTRMTFARWLVDKRSPTTARSIVNRIWQAYFGIGLVETSDDFGLQSAPPSHRELLDWLAVELMENDWQLKSIHRLIVSSATYRQSSNVSPSGVVASKSSSYEEDPYNRLLARGPRFRVDAEIVRDITLSASGLLNTQLGGPSVYPPAPGLLFQPPASYGPKTWNEATGEDRYRRGLYTFRFRSVPYPMLDAFDADPGNVSCVRRNRSNTPLQALTLLNEPLSMECAIALAKRIVKSEQADDASRLRFAFRTCVARQPTTNELQTLQNLLDKQRQRIASDEVDAAKIVQSPEAASDDVDQLAAWTLVSRVLLSLDETMTKE encoded by the coding sequence GTGATCCGCTATTTCACGCAGCTTGTCGCATGTTGCTCGATCCTTTCGGTCGCTGACGCAGCGGAACAGCCTATCGATTTCGGACGCGCGATCCGTCCGATCCTGGCCGATAAATGTTTTGCCTGTCATGGTCCCGATCCCGAGCATCGCGAAGCCGACCTGCGGTTGGACATCGCGCCGCCAGCGGATTCGTCGACGATCGTCCCCGGCAAACCGGAGGAGAGCGAATTGGTAGCGCGGATCCTTTCGGCCGATCCCGATCTGCAGATGCCGCCGGCGGGGACCGGCAAACCGTTGACGGATCAGGAAATCGAGTTGCTGCAACATTGGATCGCTGAGGGAGCCCAATACCAACAGCACTGGGCATTTGTTCCGCCGACACGTCCCACGGTTCCTTTCGCCATCGATCGGGCAAAGCCATCCACCACGGAGACGTCTGCCGACACGCAAGTCACAACTTCTGAAACGCTTCGCAATTGGATCCGCAATCCGATCGATGCGTTTGTTTTGCAGCGACTGAAGAAAGAAGGAATTGTGCCTTCTCCCGAAGCGGACCGCGTGACGTGGCTGCGACGGTTGAGTCTCGATTTGATCGGCTTGCCACCAACGATCGCGGAGGTCGATGCGTTTGCGGCCGATCGATCGCCCGACGCCTTTGATACGCAGATCGAACGCCTGCTCAATTCGCCTCACTTCGGTGAACGTTGGGGAAGGATCTGGTTGGACGCGGCCCGTTACGCCGATTCGAACGGCTACGAAAAAGACGCCCCGCGTCAAATGTGGTTCTATCGCGATTGGGTCGTCGACGCGTTGAATCGGAATATGCCCTACGACGATTTCATCGTGCAACAGATCGCGGGGGATCTGATTCCCGATGCGACGCAAGCGAATCTTGTCGCCACTGGTTTCCTGCGGAACTCGATGGTCAACGAAGAGGGGGGCGCCGACCCGGAGCAATTCCGGATGGAAGGGATGTTCGACCGGATGGATGCGATCGGCAAGAGCGTCTTGGGACTGACGACTCAGTGCGCCCAATGCCATACGCACAAATACGATCCGTTGACGCACGAAGGCTACTACCGCATGTTTGCCTTTTTGAACAACACGTACGACGCGATCATCCCGGTCTACACACCTGAAGAGCAGCAGCGGATCGATTCGATCGAGGCGGAGATCGCTGCGATCGAAACGGAGCTGAAGGATTCGATGCCCGATTGGCGGGAGCAACTGCAAGCGTGGGCTGCCGATTCGCAAAAATCGGTGGGCGATTGGCAAGTCCTGACGCCTAGCGACATCCCGTACGAAGGACAGAAGTTTCGCGTGCTCGACGATTCGTCGATCGTCAGCGAAAGTTACGCACCGGCCAACTCGGCACCTCAATTTGGGATGACGACCACCGCGGAAAAGATCAGCGCGATCCGAGTCGAATTGCTGACGCATCCTCAATTGCCGCGACGTGGTCCGGGGCGTTCGGTTCGCGGCACCGCGGCGCTGACGGAGATGACAGTCTATGTCGCTCCGTTGGATCAGCCCGAGAAGCGGACCAAGGTGAAGATCGTTTCTGCGACCGCCGACGTCAATCCGGCGGAAGCACCGCAACCGGATTACCTGATCAATATCAGGGCCAAAGGTGGCGACAAACGTGTCACCGGGCCGATCGCCTATGCCATCGATGGGGATAAGAAAACGGCGTGGAGTACCGATCTCGATCCCGGTCGACGGAACCAACCACGCAAGGCGGTCTTTGTCTTCGAGCAACCGGTTGGGTTTCCGCAGGGTACCGTTCTGACGATCCAGCCCGAGATGCGGCATGGCGGTTGGAACAGCGATGACAACCACAATTGCCTGATGGGACGCTATCGGTTTTCGCTGACGACCGACGCGGCGCCGGTCGCCGATCCCGTGCCCCATGCGGTCCGCGAGATCTTGGCGAACTCGCCAGACTTCGACACGCCCGAACAACTGGCGGCAGTGTTCAGCTACTGGCGAACGACAGTCGTCGACTGGGCCGATGCCAACGCAAAGATCGAAGCGTTGTGGAAGAGCTACCCCGAGGGGTCGAACCAGTTGGTGTTGGAGCAGCGGCTCGCCAAGCGGACGACATCGATCCTCGATCGAGGCGACTTTCTTAGCCCCAAGCAGGTTGTGGAACCGGGCGTGCCGGAGTTCTTGCATCCATTGGATCCATCGGCTCCGCCAACTCGAATGACGTTTGCTCGTTGGTTGGTCGACAAGCGATCCCCGACGACCGCGCGTTCGATTGTGAATCGGATCTGGCAGGCCTACTTTGGAATCGGACTCGTCGAGACGAGCGACGACTTCGGCTTGCAGAGCGCTCCGCCATCGCATCGCGAACTGTTGGATTGGCTGGCCGTTGAACTGATGGAAAACGATTGGCAACTGAAGTCGATTCATCGGTTGATCGTCTCCTCGGCGACCTACCGCCAATCGTCGAACGTGAGCCCGTCGGGCGTGGTCGCGTCCAAGTCGAGCTCTTATGAAGAAGATCCCTACAACCGCCTGCTCGCTCGCGGGCCGCGGTTCCGCGTCGATGCAGAGATCGTCCGCGACATTACGCTGTCGGCCAGTGGATTGCTGAACACTCAGCTCGGCGGGCCGTCGGTTTATCCACCCGCTCCTGGTCTGTTGTTCCAACCGCCCGCCAGCTATGGGCCCAAGACATGGAATGAAGCGACCGGCGAAGATCGCTATCGCCGTGGACTCTATACATTCCGCTTCCGTAGCGTCCCCTATCCGATGCTCGACGCGTTCGATGCCGATCCGGGGAACGTGTCGTGCGTTCGGCGGAATCGATCCAATACGCCGCTGCAAGCGTTGACGCTGTTGAATGAACCGCTGTCGATGGAGTGCGCGATCGCATTGGCGAAGCGAATCGTTAAATCGGAGCAGGCCGATGATGCGAGCCGATTGCGGTTTGCTTTCCGAACCTGTGTGGCGCGTCAGCCGACAACCAACGAATTGCAAACGTTGCAAAACTTGTTGGACAAGCAGCGGCAACGGATTGCGAGCGACGAAGTCGATGCTGCCAAGATTGTTCAATCGCCCGAAGCGGCTTCGGACGACGTCGACCAGCTGGCTGCGTGGACTTTGGTTTCCCGCGTGCTGCTGAGTCTCGACGAAACGATGACCAAAGAGTGA
- a CDS encoding DUF1501 domain-containing protein translates to MTTNPISRRWFMQDCGVGLGSIALASLINESAAAAADDPMAVKTPHFPGKVKNVIFLFMAGAPSQFELFDNKPELAKFDGQLPPAELLEGYRAAFINPNSKLLGPKFKFAKHGQSGAEISELLPYTAAVADDLTIIKSMKTDAFNHAPAQIMMNTGSQLFGKPSLGAWSLYGLGSESRDLPGFVVFSSGTKGPSGGSSNWGSGYLPTVYQGVQLRSVGDPVLYLSNPAGIDSRVQRDSLDAISELNRQRLAVTGDPEIATRINSFEMAYRMQSSAPELMDISTETQETLDLYGVKPGESSFAKNCLLARRLVEGGTRFVQLFHEAWDQHGNLTKDIQKNCLATDQGCAALIQDLKQRGMLDETLVIWGGEFGRTPMVQGGGNDGRDHHPNAFTMWMAGGGMKPGITYGGTDDLGFNSVIDPIHVRDLHATILHQLGFDHQRLTFKFQGLEQRLTGVEEAHVIDDILG, encoded by the coding sequence ATGACTACAAACCCCATCTCGCGACGCTGGTTCATGCAGGATTGTGGCGTCGGGCTCGGTTCGATCGCCTTGGCGAGTCTGATCAACGAATCGGCGGCGGCTGCGGCGGATGATCCGATGGCCGTGAAGACGCCTCATTTTCCTGGCAAAGTGAAAAACGTCATCTTCCTGTTTATGGCGGGGGCGCCGAGCCAGTTCGAGCTGTTCGATAACAAGCCCGAGCTGGCGAAGTTCGATGGGCAGTTGCCGCCGGCGGAGTTGTTGGAAGGTTATCGGGCGGCCTTCATCAATCCGAACTCCAAACTGCTGGGGCCGAAATTCAAGTTCGCCAAGCATGGCCAATCGGGTGCAGAGATCTCGGAGCTGTTGCCTTACACCGCCGCGGTTGCCGACGACCTGACGATCATCAAATCGATGAAGACCGACGCGTTCAACCACGCTCCGGCACAGATCATGATGAACACCGGATCGCAGCTGTTCGGCAAACCGAGCCTCGGTGCCTGGTCGCTGTATGGGCTCGGCAGTGAATCGCGGGACCTGCCCGGTTTTGTCGTCTTCAGCTCCGGAACGAAAGGCCCCAGCGGAGGATCCAGCAATTGGGGCAGCGGCTATCTGCCGACGGTCTATCAAGGCGTCCAGCTGCGCAGCGTCGGCGATCCGGTGCTCTACCTGTCGAATCCCGCCGGCATCGACTCCCGCGTGCAACGCGATTCGTTGGACGCGATTTCGGAACTGAATCGCCAGCGGCTGGCTGTGACCGGCGATCCCGAGATCGCCACCCGGATCAATTCGTTTGAGATGGCGTATCGGATGCAATCGAGTGCGCCCGAGTTGATGGACATCTCGACCGAGACGCAGGAGACGTTGGACCTGTACGGTGTGAAGCCGGGCGAATCGTCGTTTGCAAAGAACTGTCTGTTGGCGCGGCGGCTGGTCGAAGGGGGAACACGGTTTGTGCAGCTGTTCCATGAAGCGTGGGACCAACACGGCAACCTGACCAAAGACATCCAGAAGAATTGTCTGGCGACCGACCAGGGCTGTGCCGCGTTGATTCAAGATCTCAAGCAACGGGGGATGCTCGACGAAACGTTGGTTATCTGGGGCGGCGAGTTCGGCCGCACGCCGATGGTGCAAGGTGGCGGCAACGACGGCCGCGATCATCATCCCAATGCGTTCACGATGTGGATGGCCGGGGGCGGAATGAAACCGGGGATCACGTACGGCGGGACCGACGATCTGGGGTTCAATTCGGTCATCGACCCGATCCACGTCCGCGATCTGCACGCCACGATCCTGCATCAATTGGGCTTCGACCACCAACGCTTGACCTTCAAGTTTCAAGGGCTCGAGCAACGGCTCACCGGCGTCGAGGAAGCGCATGTGATCGACGACATCCTCGGGTGA
- a CDS encoding amylo-alpha-1,6-glucosidase has translation MNDDDNRDLAEWLETDGLGGFASGTVGGQRTRRYHALLLVAEKPPAERVVLVNGIDVVVETVERAYPISTQYYRGDVRSPDGGKRLESFSIEPWPTWRFEISEAVTIVQELFVPEGLPGVAMRWRVEGPRGGLSLRVRPFLSGRDFHALHHANPDFDSTTHRAAGSLSWQPYPDMPSIHAQANARLVEAPDWYYGFLYTAERERGLDDMEDLATPGEFHWDLNPQDAYLLLSANQPMSKLSENEGLSAENCYAAIAQQERHRREQAGREAETVRSYIVKRGAGASVIAGYPWFGDWGRDTFIALRGLCLTSPDRLAIAHRILLLWSETVSHGMLPNRFPDRGDTPEYNAVDASLWYIVAVQECFDAHRREKRGLPHEETTRLLAAVDAILDGYTAGTRYGIRMDDDGLIAAGESGVQLTWMDAKVGDWVVTPRIGKPVEIQALWINALAFASRYDRDRRSQLEIAQASFTKKFWNEADGYLHDIVDLDHVSGSVDAAFRPNQIFAAGGLPVALLDDEKCRRVVEAVEAQLLTPIGLRSLAPGHPDYKPRYQGDLRTRDAAYHQGTVWPWLMGPFVEAWLKVQHGSDAAKSQAKQRFLQPMQEHLQQAGQGHISEVADAEPPHTPRGCPFQAWSYGEYLRIKAMVQ, from the coding sequence ATGAACGACGATGACAACCGGGACCTCGCCGAATGGCTCGAAACCGATGGGCTCGGCGGTTTCGCTTCCGGTACCGTCGGTGGTCAGCGGACGCGTCGCTACCACGCGTTGCTGTTAGTCGCTGAAAAGCCTCCCGCCGAGCGTGTCGTGCTTGTCAACGGTATCGACGTCGTCGTGGAGACGGTCGAGCGAGCGTATCCGATCTCGACGCAGTACTATCGCGGTGATGTCCGTTCGCCCGACGGTGGCAAGCGGCTGGAATCGTTTTCGATCGAACCGTGGCCAACATGGCGGTTTGAGATCAGCGAGGCGGTCACGATCGTCCAAGAGCTGTTTGTTCCCGAGGGGCTGCCTGGCGTAGCCATGCGTTGGCGTGTGGAGGGACCGCGAGGTGGACTCTCCCTGCGCGTGCGACCTTTCCTCTCGGGACGGGACTTCCACGCGTTGCATCACGCCAATCCCGATTTCGATTCCACCACGCATCGCGCGGCCGGTTCGCTCTCATGGCAACCCTATCCCGACATGCCATCGATCCACGCTCAAGCGAACGCTCGGCTTGTCGAAGCGCCCGATTGGTACTACGGCTTCCTTTATACTGCCGAACGGGAGCGTGGCCTCGACGACATGGAAGACCTTGCCACGCCGGGCGAGTTCCATTGGGACTTGAATCCGCAAGACGCTTACCTATTGCTGTCGGCCAACCAGCCGATGAGTAAGCTTTCGGAAAACGAGGGCCTTTCGGCGGAGAACTGTTACGCAGCGATCGCGCAGCAGGAACGTCACCGTCGCGAACAAGCGGGGCGCGAAGCGGAGACCGTTCGTTCATATATCGTCAAGCGTGGCGCAGGGGCTTCGGTGATCGCCGGTTATCCCTGGTTCGGCGACTGGGGACGCGATACCTTCATCGCCCTCCGCGGTCTCTGTTTGACTTCGCCCGATCGGCTCGCGATCGCCCATCGGATTTTGCTGTTGTGGTCGGAGACCGTTTCGCATGGGATGCTCCCCAACCGTTTTCCCGATCGCGGCGACACGCCCGAATACAACGCGGTCGATGCTTCGCTGTGGTACATCGTGGCGGTTCAAGAGTGCTTCGACGCCCACCGTCGTGAAAAGCGAGGGCTTCCGCATGAAGAGACGACCCGTCTGTTGGCCGCCGTCGATGCGATCTTGGATGGTTATACCGCAGGGACACGTTACGGCATCCGGATGGACGACGATGGTTTGATCGCGGCGGGAGAGTCAGGCGTGCAGCTGACTTGGATGGATGCCAAAGTCGGCGATTGGGTCGTCACTCCGCGGATCGGCAAGCCGGTTGAAATCCAAGCCCTTTGGATCAACGCCCTCGCGTTTGCAAGCCGTTACGACCGCGATCGGCGTTCGCAGCTGGAAATCGCCCAAGCATCGTTTACTAAAAAGTTCTGGAACGAAGCCGACGGGTACCTTCACGATATCGTCGATCTCGACCACGTATCGGGAAGCGTCGACGCGGCGTTTCGTCCCAATCAGATCTTCGCCGCCGGCGGGCTGCCGGTCGCGCTGTTGGACGACGAAAAGTGCCGACGCGTGGTCGAAGCGGTCGAAGCTCAATTGCTCACTCCCATCGGCCTGAGATCGCTCGCCCCCGGTCATCCCGATTACAAGCCGCGCTATCAAGGCGACCTGCGAACTCGCGATGCCGCGTATCATCAAGGGACGGTCTGGCCGTGGTTGATGGGCCCGTTTGTCGAAGCGTGGCTGAAAGTCCAACATGGTTCGGACGCTGCCAAGTCGCAGGCAAAGCAAAGGTTCTTGCAACCCATGCAGGAACATTTGCAACAAGCGGGGCAGGGGCATATCAGCGAAGTCGCCGACGCCGAACCGCCTCACACCCCGCGCGGCTGCCCCTTCCAAGCCTGGTCGTACGGCGAATATCTGCGGATCAAGGCAATGGTTCAGTGA